A stretch of Pristiophorus japonicus isolate sPriJap1 chromosome 10, sPriJap1.hap1, whole genome shotgun sequence DNA encodes these proteins:
- the mzt1 gene encoding mitotic-spindle organizing protein 1 isoform X1, producing MVRKREKYLTLKPGMVFVLLEISRLLNTGLDMESLSICVRLCEQGINPEALASVIKELRKATDSLKTAENMTG from the exons ATGGTGAGAAAGAGGGAAAAGTATTTGACTCTAAAACCGGGAATGGTGTTCG TTCTCCTTGAAATTTCGAGATTGCTGAATACTGGTCTTGATATGGAGTCTCTCTCAATTTGTGTCCGTCTTTGCGAGCAAGGAATCAATCCCGAGGCCTTGGCTTCAGTCATTAAGGAGCTGCGCAAGGCTACTGACTCACTCAAA ACAGCTGAGAATATGACTGGTTGA